One genomic segment of Danio rerio strain Tuebingen ecotype United States chromosome 11, GRCz12tu, whole genome shotgun sequence includes these proteins:
- the parapinopsinb gene encoding parapinopsin b (The RefSeq protein has 10 substitutions, 1 frameshift compared to this genomic sequence), whose translation MDFFPEFLNDSSTHYDGPGLKVPLPRAGFITLSLLMAVFSITSVVLNATVIVVTLRHKQLRQPLNFALVNLAVADLGTTLTGSVPSVVTNAVGYYIMGRIGCVLEGFCVAFFGISALCTVALIAVERLFVVCRPLGSITFQCRHAAGGLLSCWLWSLIWNTPPLLGWGSYQLEGAGTSCGPHWQSRELRDVSYIICYFSVCFAVPFAIILVSYSWLLYTLRQVLLEMVNNLGTFGMLFSAYYDLGHIFKHYKHCNAALTLVLFFVVEYHWLPYAALALTVVSKPEVQLAVLVKVLPIYMAKSSTVYNPLIYIYMNKQVSRTS comes from the exons ATGGACTTTTTCCCAGAATTCCTCAACGACTCTTCCACTCACTATGATGGCCCTGGTTTGAAGGTGCCTCTTCCCCGGGCAGGATTCATCACGCTGTCCCTCCTCATGGCCGTGTTCTCCATCACATCTGTCGTGTTGAACGCTACAGTGATAGTCGTCACCCTGCGGCACAAACAGCTGCGGCAGCCGCTCAATTTTGCCCTGGTTAACCTCGCCGTGGCCGACCTGGGCACCACACTAACAGGAAGCGTGCCATCTGTGGTGACCAATGCTGTAGGCTACTACATTACGGGACGGATCGGCTGTGTATTGGAGGGATTTTGTGTTGCATTTTTTG GTATCTCCGCGCTGTGCACCGTGGCTCTGATCGCAGTGGAGCGTCTGTTTGTGGTGTGCAGACCTCTGGGCTCCATCACGTTTCAGAGCAGACACGCCGCAGGAGGCCTGTTGTCCTGCTGGCTTTGGTCTCTGATCTGGAACACTCCGCCTCTGCTGGGCTGGGGAAGCTACCAGCTGGAGGGAGCGGGCACGTCCTGCGGGCCGCACTGGCAGAGTCGAGAACTCAGAGACGTGTCTTACATCATCTGCTACTTCTCCGTCTGCTTCGCGGTGCCATTCGCCATCATCCTGGTGTCGTATTCATGGCTGCTCTACACGCTGAGACAA TTTTTACTGGAAATGGTAAACAATCCGGGAACTTTTGGCATGCTCTTTTCAGCATACTACGATTTGGGACATAATTTTAAACACTATACGGATTGCAACGcagctat tttttttgttgttgttgaatatCA CTGGTTGCCTTACGCTGCTCTCGCTCTAACCGTCGTCTCCAAACCTGAGGTCCAGCTGGCCGTGCTGGTCAAGGTTTTACCCATATACATGGCCAAGAGCAGCACTGTATACAACCCCTTGATCTACATATACATGAACAAACAGGTGAGCAGAACAAGCAGA